cAAGTCTTtaatagatcgaattacgacaagtgaattacgatcgattattaatagcctataaattactttagagtattCAATATCAGTATtaagtaataactaataagtaataGCATTGAATTAACTGTCAATGATAATCTGTAACTGTAACtgtaactataactctataagatagtttgtattagtttcattcactccaataggtctagttccgaacattattaagttttaaattaaatacgatcaactattagtgtaatagatttattattttaaagtattcaaggtcactaataagtataaatacataatatcatataaaatggttatgattacttgattaatctaattcactttattatatataataagtttcaattatcaaacttagaaaaacaatcgattattagtgtaatagagtaatgtatattctaatagcctatgagatagtttagattattcttattcattccaacaaatcgagtttcgattatcgagttttaatatttaatcaattatcaaaattagcaacatgatgcattattaaataatagtcttatatatatatataaatatatatatatatatatatatatatatatatatatatatatatatatatatatatatatatatatatatataaactaattgaaataaattgatctgccataaaatgagcatacattattaacttatttcgatattgacccgatcgatagttgtccgtaaccgataactactcgaaaaataaagctcgaacccgatttgtgcccgaaaaaaccgaactaatgtaagaccgatgacaacccgagctcgATTGACACGCGACCCGAATTTCAACCGATAACGAACCGGTTTGAACCCGATAATGCGAACAACCGTTGTTAAACCGACCCATAACCAACCGatctgacccgagtatgacccgttgttgtatacaaccgaaaatttaccgattcgaaaaccaaccgagccgaattacacccgtccgaaatcgacccgatgacccgaatgaacacctctagacacggacacgacacgggtacgggaaaacgccaacatAAAAATGGTAGACACGGgaacacgaaaatggtaatataataaatatatcaaattaaagataattttacaatctttcatttgatatatgaaaataaacactttaaaaacataaaactcacataaaatacaaataagtataaataaacaacatgagtatttaaaaatagtcatacaaaccaaatcaaaaaaaaccaaataaataggtaaatttaagtttgatcatcacacatcatccatatgacatccatcaACAGAGAAGGTGAGGATGTCAGTAGTGGTTGTGGCGCACATATCGAAGGAGAAGGCGGCGATGCTAGCGGCGATCACATGTGGTGGCAGACTGGCAGAGAAAGaagaggaaaaaagaaaattattttattttattattattttttttaataaaacgtGTCCTTGACTGCTTGCCGTGTCCTTGCCGTATCCGCGTgtccaaaaaatattaaaatattggacacttcatttggcgtgtcggacacgaaTTTTCgtgtgtccgtgtccgacacgggacacgccAGTCTAGAGACGTGTCCGTGTATTCAGGTTGTTCattatggaaaaatgaaaagttatataCTCTTATacgtttttttttatagtttaaggATTTGTTGATTTTCTAGGAAtttaacaaaattgtttgttagaCATAGAAGGTAAACTCCAAggagaaattttttttcttcgaaGTTATTTCTTTTGtcaaattcctaaaaattatctTTTCTTGTTTGGTTAAACATAGAAAATTATGATTGACATATGAGTTTAGATTTATCTATCTCTCTTTTGGTAATCACAAAATCTCATAATACACCGCCTACAGATGGTAACGGGCTGacccaatttcaaaaatttaaatattttgttacgACCTTATATGTATCAATTCtgttattaaaatgattaatttcaacttaaagtaaatctttaatagatcaattaaaataaaaaattttagttttggcCTAGGAGTGATCAACTCTgacattaaagtgattaatttctaCTTATGAAAAGGCCAAATGGTCTCGTAACCTCTTATCTATACAATAagtcattttacataaaaaaataaatacaaaattaaattataaaaaaatttaaaaattaaaaaaaaattaaaaaagtttattttattgatattaaaattttaatatttttgattttttatagtAATTAAGCTGCAAAAATAAATCACATGACATGTTACTCGTTACTCCTATTATCCAAGGtacttcattgttttttttttaaaacattgtTATTTCTACCTAAATCATCATTCATCGGTATTTCTAATTCTTCTTTAAGAGAGGAAAATAATGCTCTAAAAAAACTTATTAACCCTAGTAAGTAGTAGCCCTACTTGCTCTCTACCTCTCCTCAAAACTAAATCGCAATTACTCCTTCCTCACCGGCACCGGCTCCCGTATTCCTTCCGCTCCGCCATTCCTTCCTCTTCGGCCACCGCTATTCTCTCCACAGTTCCCACCACTGCAGAGTTCTCTTTCTCCTCCCTTGAAGTTGAGGTATTGTATGAAGTTTCTTAATCTGATTTTTTAGCTTAATCTTAATTCTTATGTGTTCTTGATGTTGTGGACTTAGtaatattatttgatatatcTCATCCCTTCTTTTAATGTTGAGAGTCTATCAATCTAAATGCCGTTCAATAGACTAGAATTGCACAACACTTCCGCTGCTTTCAATACTTTCAGCAATTATTCTCATGATGAGTATTTTTCTCTTCTCAAGTCTTTGTTTTATATGATCATACCTAATCTTTGTTTTTTACTAATTACTACAGGTGAAAACTGTTATAGGTACTTTTGGTAGTAATATTGTAATTAGTTATAAGTAAGTGTTTGTGATCGTCTTAGTAGTATAGAAGGGGACATAAGGGTGTATTAGAGTTTatgaaattaaatgaaataaaccaATCTTCTTCTCCTCTTCTAAATTTCTCTCCCTCTCTTTACAGTTAAGCTAAATTCTGATGGGTATTTCTATGGTTTTGTATCACTCTTGAATTTTGATTCATAGATTTATGATTGAAATTTTATGTGAGAGCAAATGTCGAGGAAATTTAAGCTAAATTGTGAttccaaaaaataattttgttttttgctttctcttttggttgatttattttgttgggAGCGTAGTTATATTTCTGGATTGTTGTCTGTAATGATGCATTCAGTCCAATTTAGGAAGTGAGGAAATGCTGTTTATTTCCTAATCAATTGTCGAGAAGACATGGAGTTTTTTTGATTGTGTATTTTTGAGTATTAAACTGATTTTTGCCTAAGGAGATGTCTGTGGAATGGTATGAGGTGGTTTACTAATGTCATTCAACCATGACACTATGTTGGAATTTTTATAACTGAGAATGATTCTTGTCTTAAGTTGGAGAAATTATCATTTTTAGATCCTATAATTCTGAAAACAAAGAAATGCTGTAAGTGCACACATCTCTATTACCTTGATTCAAGTCTATCTTGCTCACCGCTCTTCCCTCCCTAATTTTTAGATCCCAATTCTTTAAATTTACTTttcaacttttatttattttctttgaattCGTATACACAGATGTAGTGGACTATTTTGTGTCATTATATCTTTGGAATTTTGGATCTTTCAAGCCTTTGAAATTTTGAGGTCAATGAAAATTACATGTAGTGCATCACATCATAGTACAAGAGATTGTGGGAATTGATCAACCTAGTTGTAGGTATCAGTGGTTTCTTTGTTATTGTGAGTATTGAAGATGCATCATATTCCTTGATGCACAGCTCGAGCTAGACGAAGTCCTTTGCTTTAGTAGACTAAATAAAACAATATGTATGAAACTTCTATATTTCTCCTGTTTTGTGGTTTCAGTGTTTAAAACTTATCTTGGGTTTGATCATTGCCATGTAGGTTAATATGGTTCATAGCAGTGGAAGGAAATCCAGATCAAAAAACCAAGGTATCCAATTTGTGCCTGCTGAGCCAGTTCCTTTGATGAGTAGTCTTGATCAACTAGCTACTGTTGCTTCAGAAGGAGAGGaagaaacaaataatatttcaaatagGAAATTGATCCAATCAAAGGAGGAACAAATGGATGTAATATTATCTGAATCATTTGATGATGGAAATTCAGAAAAGGGGCGAAATGCACATGAAGTCAATggtattgaaaaaaatattttaactgGGATAAATGTTGAAAAAACTGATGATGTTTTTACAGAAGGAACTATAGACAATGACAAAGACGTTAATGATAGGGGTGACACAGCAAATAATGTAAGTGGAGAagtcaataaagaaagaatttaTGAGGGGAAGCCAGCGGAAGATGAAGCTCCAGTGGATGGGCTTAACAACTACAATGCTAGTACTGGGGATGAAGGGGAGCATGTAAATAATTTCGAGAAAGCATCAGATGTGGATACCACATTAGTTAAAGAGCTCAAAGCAGATAAACAGGAAAACTGTAAAGAGACTGCCGAAGCGAAAACTTCTGTAAAGGTCAATAAGAAACGAAACAAAATTCGGAAAAAAAAGGCTCTACGAACGGATGAAATATTATCTGAATCTTTTCACGATGGAAATCAAGAAAAGGGGCGAAATTCACATGAAGTCAatgatattgaaaaaaatatctcAACTGAGATAAATGTTGCAAGAACTAAAAATGTTTTTGCACAAGAAAGAACTATAGATGATGACAAAGATGTTAATGATGGGGGTGAGACTGCCACTAATATAAGTGGGGAagacaatgaagaaagaattaaTGGGAAGCTAGAGGAAGATGCACCAGTTGAAGGGCTCGACAACAACATTGCTGTTACTGAAGATGAAAGGGAGCATGGAAACAATGTAGAGAAGGCATCAAATGCGGATGACACATTAGTTAAGGAGTGCAAAGAAGATAAACACGAAAATGGTGAAGAGACGGCTGAAGTGAAGATTTCTGTAAAGGTCAAAAAGAAACGAAATAGCAAAAAGAAGGCTCTACAAATCCTTTCAAGTGTAGCAACCATAAACAATGCTCAAAAGCCGGAGACAGAAATTGATGAATTGGCAAGTAAAGAGCCTATCAGAATTGATACGCCTATCGGAATTGACAAGATGTCTGTAGAGAAGGCATCAAATGTGGATGATGCATTAGTTAAAGAGTGCAAAGAAGATAAACATGAAAATGGTGAAGAGATTGCTGTAGTGGAGACTTCTGTAAAGGTCAATAAGAAACGAAAaagaaataggaaaaagaaGGCTCTACAAATCCTTTCAGGTGTAGTGACTATGAACAATGCTCAAAAGCCGGAGACAGGAATTGATGAATCGGCAAGTAAAGAGCCTATTAGAATTGATACGCCTATTGGAATTGACAAGACGTCTGTAGAGAAGGCATCAAATGCGGATGGCACATTAGGTAAAGAGTGCAAAGAAGATAAACACGAAGATGGTGAAGTGACTGCTGAAGTGAAGACTTCTGTAAAGGTCAATATGAAACGAAACAGAAAGAGGAAAAAGAAGGCTCTACAAATCCTTTCAGGTGTAGTGACTATGAACAATGCTCAAAAGCCGGAGACAGGAATTGATGAATTGGCAAGTAAAGAGCCTATCAGAATTGATATGCCTATCGGAATTGACAAGACGTCTGTAGAGAAGGCATCAAATGCGGATGACGCATTAGTTAAAGAGTGCAAAGAAGATAAACAGGAAAATGGTGAAGAGACTGCTGAAGTGAAGATTTCTGTAAAGGTCAATAAGAAACGaaacaaaattaagaaaaagaatGCTCTACAAATCCTTTCAGGTGTAGTGACTATGAACAATGCTCAAAAGCCGGAGACAGGAATTGATGAATTGGCAAGTAAAGAGCCTATCAGAATTGATATGCCTATCGGAATTGACAAGACGTCTGTAGAGAAGGCATCAAATGCGGATGACGCATTAGTTAAAGAGTGCAAAGAAGATAAACATGAAAATGGTGAAGAGACTGCTGAAGTGAAGATTTCTGTAAAGGTCAATAAGAAACGAAACAAAATTAAGAATCAGAAGGCTCTACAAATCCTTTCAGGTGTGGCGACTATAAACAATGCTCAAAAGCTGGAGATGGGTATTGATGAATTAGCAAGTAAAGAGCCTATCAGAATTGATACGCTTGGGAAAAACAAGGATATACACATCCTTTCAGGTATAGCGACTGTAGAGGATGCTCAAAAGCCAGGTTCAGGTAATGACAAATTGGCAAGTAAAGAGCCTATCGGAATTGACAAGCCAGCTGTGGAACATGAAGAGGTTCCCAAAGGTGCAAACAAGTCCAACCCATCGAAGGATGGTAAATCATCAGAGAAAAATGACTGCATGGGGATGATTTTCTTGTGCAATTCAGACACAAAAAAGGATTGTTATCGATACAGAGTTTTTGGGATACCTGTTCATACGAAAGATTTGGTTAACAAGGGCATGAGGCTGTTTCTGTTTGATGTTGACCTTAGAATGATGTACGGAATCTACAGGGCTTGTGGCCCAGGGTGTTTCAATATTGAACCCAGTGCTTTCAACTCACAATTTCCTTGTCAGGTTTGTCTGACTCAAGCCTCTCTTGCTTTCAATCTTTTGTACTTTGACTTCTATGTGGTCAATCAAGGATGTTAGTTAGAGAAGTTGCTGtagaatgaaaatttgaaattctaatTGTAATTGGTCGAGTCAGAACTTATTTGGTTGCAGTGGAATGTGGTTGATATTTTGTTGGAGCTAGGTAGTAATACCATTTAGAATCTAAGTGCTAAATTAACTTTTCTGAGAGGTTCATCTGTTACGTGTAATGTTTTTGTTACAGAATTGTGCATAAATATATGTGCTGAATAATATTTGATTTGTAAATCCAGATTTGTTTTTTACGTAATACATTTCTTCATTCTTTAGTTCACTCCGAACCTTAGGTAAAAATAATACGCCTTTGAGTTACATGCTAGAAAATCGTTTTTTGACATCTAGGCTAACATAGATACAAAAGGCACAATCTTTTGTGCACTTTTTTACGTCTCTTTCTTTTGTGTTAGTTATTTATTTGGGagaaaatgttatttttaaaatttgtcatACAGCAATTCGACATAAAAGGATCTATGTTTTCGAAAAGACAGAAAGAATAGGATTTGTTCTGAATTTCAAAGAGTGgaagggaaaaagaaaaaataaggaTTTGCTTAGTCTTAGAGTTTAGCCTACTTCTTTGTCGTCGTGTCCTCTAGCATTAGATATCTCcttttcttaattattaattttcttttggattcttcatcttttttcctctttttctagGTTCTTCgtcttttttgttttcttccttcgacttcatttttattttctttcttttgtttttctttctagatttccttttctttaattttctatcTACTTTCTAttagttttttcttttaagtttccttttaacttaaattttcttttttttttttttgctttttttcttatcaattcttcatttctttttttttttgggctctttctcttttttctaTTCTTTCCTTTGATAAAAATATGCTAACAATTAGAAAAGCAGGTCTTAGAATGTGCATTAAGATAACTACTTATGCCATTTTATGTTATATCAATGGCCTATTGCAACGCTAAGAATGTTTTAGATTTTGgagggtgtttggtaaatgacttttagttggcttttggcttttggcttgttggttggtAAAAAAACCGAAAAATGTGTTGGTAATAACTTTTCAGCCAACTTAAATAGCTTACTTataagctaaaataaaaaaggttgtTTGATCTTTatgtaattataatataaatatcattttGTTACAAGTATCAAATATGCGTTAGGGCCCGCCTAAATTAAGGAGTTGATTAAGGGACAACTATTTTTGAAAGACTTGGTCTAGAAGATTATTATACATGGTAATTTTTTGGTCAGTTTGGTATTTTTCACCGTCATTGAATTCTCCTCTCTCACAAAAAAACTCATTCATCCCCTCCATCTTCATCATACAATTCCCTCTCAAATACTCAAGCATGGTAACAATTATCATCAAATTGCTACTTTACTATTTTTCCTCTCCCTCATCTTTACGCAGTGTCATCATCAAGCTTGCAGAAAATCAAATTTGGGTTCAAATACGACAACATTGAAAATCTACCTGTTAGATGCCATTCATTTTCATTTGAAGGAATTACAAGCTTTATGCTGTGGGGTTTTGAAAGGGAAGAATTTAGTTAGAAAttctttttcaaataaattGTTTTCCTTAGAAATTGGGGTTCTGTAGGatcaaatttagggtttgaaatTCTTGTGAAAACGTGCCTTTTTTTAGTCTTGAAGATGATTGTTTTGATGGAAGAGAGAAGAGCTTCATTGATTGTTGATGGATGAGAGAGAGTTGGGTGAAGAGGAAGATAGGTGGGATtgaggaagaatgaaaaaatCTATTGGGAAGTATACTCCCTAGGATCCCCTAGGGTAAATATTTAATCTCTTTTTGGGAGAATAAAGTACTCCAAGAAAAATTTCTCCCTAATCCAATCACCATATTATGTCAGAAAAATTTACCCCATTATTATTTCCCCCCTACTACTGCTGATTGAGGCTATGTGTTAAGATTTAGAATAAAAAGTGTGCCTCTCCTACGAAATGCTCGCACTTGCTCGTTGCACTTTGTGATTAGGCTTCAGACCCTTCGCCCTGCATCTTTTAAAACTAAGTTTAAAGCATATAGAAACGCAAAAAGGTGCACTTAAGGCGCAACTGCTGCATTTTTCACATCTTCTGCTTGTTTTCAGTGCGCCTCACTTAGATGAGGTGTGTGCTTTACGCTTAGATTTTAAGACCTCCTATCGTTTTAGTGCGCTTTGCGCCTTGTCTTTAGGAATTTCTATCATCTTAATACGTTTTTCGTCTTTTTAAACATTCAATGTACTTGATGAAAAGTTTCCTCAAGTTTTGTGGCAAAAATTTGAACCACTTAGAAATCATTTACTATAGTGTAGGAACAGCCTATCGGGAGTGAATAAGGAACCCCTATGTGCTTCTACTGCCAGCCAGTTCCGCACCTGGTTGCTTGGTAGTTTCGTGGTTCATGCTGCTAAATCTCTGAATTAGCAAAGGTGGAAATTGGATCAAAATTAAGATATGTTGGCCATTGATCTCATTATATGTGCACAGGAATGCAGGATAATTATGGCCTTCTTAATTGATGGACAGTGCATTTCTTTAGGATTGACAAGAAAAAAGCAAGTGAAATGTCAATTCTTATATTATCGTTGGGAATTTTGAGGAATTGAGTAGCCTGTGCTAGCCTCCCTTTTGAGTTGTGTTAAGCTAGGGCTCAGACTACTTAGTTTTATACCTCTATGCATCCTACTTGTGATGGAATTCGTAGTTTATATTGTTTGTTTCTCTGGAAACCTTGGTCCTTTGTGCGGATatgtttgattatttattaCAGGCCTCAATGATGCTTTGCATGCTATTCCTTGGAAATCTCGTTGACTTGTAGCTCAATCGGCTGTCAAGCAATAATTTGGCCTTCCCTATAATACATTTCTATAATTCTGCTATTATGTTGCGTAGCCTGTTTCTTTTCATGGTATCCCAAAATGGGACATGGACTTCTTTCAGCAGGATCATAAAGGGTAGCTAATAGGCGACTGAATTCCAAATTTGCCCCTGACAGGTTCGATTTACTTATGTTATTGATTGTAAGCCATTAGCTGAGGAAATATTCAGAGAAGTTCTCAAGGAATTTCACTACACACCCACCGATTACAATTTTCCGCTGAACCAAGAGCAGGTATCATATTATTGGATAAACTTTGTGTTACTTCATCCAAGTTTTAGGACTATTACTGGTCACTTTACAAATGTTTTAGAGATTTTCTTTTACCTTCTTACTTGCCTTGCCAACAGGTGGCAAACTTGTGTAAGCTTTTCCGCAAGAACAGTAAGAAATTTAAACGCACTGAAGCACCTGTTACCAGATCATCTGCAAAATCAGC
The sequence above is drawn from the Amaranthus tricolor cultivar Red isolate AtriRed21 chromosome 5, ASM2621246v1, whole genome shotgun sequence genome and encodes:
- the LOC130814287 gene encoding uncharacterized protein LOC130814287 → MVHSSGRKSRSKNQGIQFVPAEPVPLMSSLDQLATVASEGEEETNNISNRKLIQSKEEQMDVILSESFDDGNSEKGRNAHEVNGIEKNILTGINVEKTDDVFTEGTIDNDKDVNDRGDTANNVSGEVNKERIYEGKPAEDEAPVDGLNNYNASTGDEGEHVNNFEKASDVDTTLVKELKADKQENCKETAEAKTSVKVNKKRNKIRKKKALRTDEILSESFHDGNQEKGRNSHEVNDIEKNISTEINVARTKNVFAQERTIDDDKDVNDGGETATNISGEDNEERINGKLEEDAPVEGLDNNIAVTEDEREHGNNVEKASNADDTLVKECKEDKHENGEETAEVKISVKVKKKRNSKKKALQILSSVATINNAQKPETEIDELASKEPIRIDTPIGIDKMSVEKASNVDDALVKECKEDKHENGEEIAVVETSVKVNKKRKRNRKKKALQILSGVVTMNNAQKPETGIDESASKEPIRIDTPIGIDKTSVEKASNADGTLGKECKEDKHEDGEVTAEVKTSVKVNMKRNRKRKKKALQILSGVVTMNNAQKPETGIDELASKEPIRIDMPIGIDKTSVEKASNADDALVKECKEDKQENGEETAEVKISVKVNKKRNKIKKKNALQILSGVVTMNNAQKPETGIDELASKEPIRIDMPIGIDKTSVEKASNADDALVKECKEDKHENGEETAEVKISVKVNKKRNKIKNQKALQILSGVATINNAQKLEMGIDELASKEPIRIDTLGKNKDIHILSGIATVEDAQKPGSGNDKLASKEPIGIDKPAVEHEEVPKGANKSNPSKDGKSSEKNDCMGMIFLCNSDTKKDCYRYRVFGIPVHTKDLVNKGMRLFLFDVDLRMMYGIYRACGPGCFNIEPSAFNSQFPCQVRFTYVIDCKPLAEEIFREVLKEFHYTPTDYNFPLNQEQVANLCKLFRKNSKKFKRTEAPVTRSSAKSASGNQVAAAASSSAQLDRKRKREEDSHLEQKRSKLTYDPSSDRLYAEYYRAAENHPPAPLYRS